The Desulforegula conservatrix Mb1Pa genome segment CGGTTTCGCTTATTGTCGGGTTACGAGCAAAGGACGCTCTAACCCGACCTACACCGCTAATCACGCCGCCGAAATATCCAGACTAACCGGCTGCCATGCGTCTTCAATTCCGCCGCGTTCGTACACCCTGATGTAACTTTTGGTGTCAGCCACCTGAACGCTCTGACTTATGGCGTCCATCGCCCTGTGCCAGCGGTCGTCTTCAATTCTCAGGCGTCTCAGGCTTAAAACCTTTGTGGTCGAAATATTGCCTTCCTTGTCCACCTGAAACGCGTCATTGATAAGAACCTTGATTTCCGGCCTCGAATCCTGAGTCCACTCGTTCAGGCATTCGTCAATCAACTCTTTTGCGGCGTGCAGACGTTCATCAAAAGACAGGTTTTCAGAAATCGCTATCAGAACCTTTGATTTGCCATCAAAGCTCAGAAAGCTCAGATTTCCTTTTCTACCTCCGCGCTTTACTCCGAATTTTTCAGCGGAAAGCTCGCAGAACGCGCTTACATCGGCCATTGTCCTGCTTTTGAATGTCTTCAATACTGAATTTACATTCTTTGCTTCTTCGATGATTTCCCTGACCAGACTGTCACGCTCCAGG includes the following:
- a CDS encoding DUF3164 family protein; this translates as MNMQDYREDHKGRLVPVNLIDEIDLERDSLVREIIEEAKNVNSVLKTFKSRTMADVSAFCELSAEKFGVKRGGRKGNLSFLSFDGKSKVLIAISENLSFDERLHAAKELIDECLNEWTQDSRPEIKVLINDAFQVDKEGNISTTKVLSLRRLRIEDDRWHRAMDAISQSVQVADTKSYIRVYERGGIEDAWQPVSLDISAA